The genomic segment ACTAGACCCTGACATCTGAACAAAGGTTGACCCAGACTACCAATcgagaaagaaaaagagaaggaagTTTGCCCCTAAAAGAAACAAGGAAATTAACGAAGAAGTGTAGAAGCTTATTGAGAACGAATTCATAAGGGAGGTGCATTACCCCCAGTGGCTAGCCAACGTAGTCATTGTTGtgaagaagaatggaaaatgtCGAGTGTGCATCaacttcacagacctcaacaaggcgtgtccTAAGGATTCGTTCCCATTACCACACATAGACATGCTGGTAGACGCCACAGCCGATCATGAACTCCTTAGcctcatggacgcgtactcgagATACAACCAGATCCTGATGCACCCAGAAAACTAAGAGAAGATAACCTTCACGACCAACCTGGGCATATTTTTCTACAAGGTCATGTTGTTCAGACTGAAGAACACAGGGGCAACTTACCAACATTTAGCGAACAAGATGTTTGCTGAATTACTGGGGAAGACTACGGAAgtctacatcgacgacatgctcATCAAATCCCCTATTATAGAAGACCACAACtgtcatttaaaaaaatcatttcatATTCTTAGAAAATTTAACATGAAATTGAATCTGACTAAATGTTCTTTTGgtcataagaggagtaagcatatagaaaggaagtatcacataattcgagaatatgtggccaagtgagatgtgaaggttatgaagattgcatctgaagacaatcctgcaaatccatttacaaagacactagcAGAagttacatttgataagcatatcaaggaaattggAATAGTAGAATTAAgtcattagtttcaattagtgtaaGTGGGGGTTTATGTTGAGGTTTTACGctctaattaaaatccaatttgtttgtaatcttatttaatatcaataaaagaagtagaaattaatttttaacttggtcaatcactttgctaacatgttttattttcatgattatttgtttaatataaacttatattagaTCCCGAGCACATAGCTAATCGTatctatagtgacgtaatcacagtggaatatagatttgattatatgttcaaacataagttagtcccaagattagtcagtgcacatgatttacactgacttgccaatctatgacatggtctacttacacattgaagtgttatgttctttccagaacattagcgaagtagataagattgaatgtattttttacatcgaactggactgatattgacagtagatagaaTAAGTAAACTATGACAGTaagaatcccatgatccgtaaggggaaagatgggttaaagttgtgcaatcccacactgcctagAGAAGGTCAAgcgtgatgattctaagactgtgtaggtatgagactacatagttcaagagggcttaaatggattgatgggtactacctatgccaacaagatgcatcttcttttcggtagcccatcacttgagaactccaaagttaagcgtgcttgacctagagcaatctgaagatgggtgacctcatgggaagttttcccaggaagtgtgcgagtgaggacaaagttcgttggaaagactcgtgttggttagtagggtcagtcgtcattccaggaagcagccatagtgacgtggggcgttacataaacatacagttattatctattatagtcatatgaTATAGTTGACcacaggtcaattcaatctcaattttgagtggtgagtattctaactgattgtattatttaagttctttgacttgtttgttaccagcttaccctacggactagccaatacatacatcttgggaactcggtagtataattgagtgagagtgttaatcatagatattaaCACCTATAGCTTcagatgaagaagtaaaatgatggtttacttttattttggttcaaggtgctaaatgatagagatctcattttagtaattaatattagtttactaaaatatcatttacaaggaactaagtgttttaaggataaaacacaAAGATAATATACAATTCCCTACAACTGGTATCAGAGTCTTTGGTAatctttttttttcataaatgAACATGTATgcaattgattgatatgttagtgTATTAATTGAATGGTACATGTTATTGgtacatgtttatgttttcttatgtaaatttagcaataatttggttgtttttggcttgttttgggattgaaaaactgcacagatttttaattatttttttggatTGATTGGGAGTTGTGTGTATTGGGCACACATGGAAAAGTCACCAGGACCCTGGCCGTACGGATGTCTGTACGGGGTCGGTGCCAGACCGCGCTGAGCCATTTTTtcgcaaaaaaaaattattttttatcttttattttttttttaaattggatattttgtgtagttaagtttaaaatatttaaaatagaattatttgattattttagatattttagttttttaaaatattttgaattgattatttgataatcaagatattttaagatatatattttttttattttgtaataaatgaaatgttaaaattagttatctgattattcaagatattttagATATTGTAAATTTGGGTAAGagatattttgatatttaaaaattggttaaatatttaaaaataaaatatcttgtcattcctaactacttaacaacctagtttaaattaattatttaaaattgaattttgtttgatataTTCTATTTTAGTTAATTTGATATTTTGCAACatgttaaattaattatattgaattttgtctgatgaattctatgttaattacttatggtatttttgcaaaataatatatttttgtggtatatttgcataatttaataatacatgctcatatagtaacatgttaggctcatccaattagtaacatatcaagcatcattattaagtttttttttgcatttgggctttaaatataagtataatgatggaccaatttttgtgtttgaagaatgtgggaaaactcaaataaaactttcataaaatgttaggttttatttgggcctaaTTGAACATGTAAAACTTAAATTTCTCTTTTGTGGGTGGTTCTACTTGTGAATgcctatttgctttgcattattatattgggctaatcaattaataaaacgaaagtttaaattcctgtcttttggaccttgtatggaagtatgggggccttagtagtgggaacaacatattggacccaaccctcctctatacaagcccaattgttaagacctatttgcttgagttggacttaattgtatatgttcattataatagttaaacctaaatattgattagcaacaaattaattctaatttaattgaatttgattcaatgtgacactttagaattaatagaaaattataggactttggttttaaaaatttaatttttacaatttttggagaaccatagtcattaattttcgataattaattataaaaatactattttaataatgagcttattttaagtaTTAATATTCGATCTCCAAcattagtttaacaaggtcaatagtttaatggggcctcgagacgctttgattcgtccccctacggaagatgttcgttagttattttgacaaggttaaattttgaaagatagataagtATAGgccaaattctactagactcacccctacggtgagtACTATAACTAAATCTATTATTATTGAACTCGTGGGTCTAGctaataaaataagagatttttttttcttattttgatcgaatagtaggttgttaataatgatgtccattcttaaatgagtttacaactctatttaaataatgatatttttttattctcgCCAATCGGGACAacaatatcatagattagttaaaaacctgaagaaatagagatatgattattttggtattttttttccatatcttacatatttatggtttatgttatTGTTAGTATAGGAAAATCGATAAAGGCACAAGGAAACCTTCATGAaaggccttgctatgcgaggcgaGATGCGCATACAGAGTCTGCGACGTAAGGTATGATGCGACCTTCATGgagggccttgctatgcgaggacGACTTGTCTTCCGCATAAGGACCGTtgatggcctcgctatgcgagggtccttgCAAAGGGTCACCTGCGTACAACTTCGATtgatggcctcgctatgcgagggccctggCAACCATCACCCGCATACGAGTTCATTGattgcctcgctatgcgagggccttgGTGACCTGTCACCCACGTACGCCTCACCATAACCAGACCATGCCGAGGTGCCACCTTCCTCCCTATGTGAAGCCCCAGTGCGCTAGACCCGCAACTTTGCACAAGAACCATTCTCTTTACCCACACAGAGGATACTAAGTGACAAGGGATTCAGGTGGAATCCCTTTACTCGTGCCTTGTTGAAAAGGCCCTACTTGTCTTCTGAAGTAGATATCACCAGCGAGACACACTCCCACCCTGGTTCCTTGCGGTGTGTACATATGACATCTCACATATATGAACTAGGAACACTAGTGGAGACCCCCTAATCATTGAATATCAAGCACAGATTGGTGAAGGTTACTAAGCTTGTTACTTCTAGTAACTTGCAAGCTTTCTCACACTTAGGAGAATGGGAGAAAGCTTGGAGAAAAGATGTCTCTtcacaagtagtggtggtacgaacccgtacaaagagtggaggcacaACATAAGCACCCCCGACCATGTATCAGATCTGACACCAAAACGTCCTACACCACGATCCGCTACAACAAAACCCCATTtcaataacacatcattataatactattaaAAAAGTATGATAGTATATATAAAGTAAATGAGTAAAGTAACACGtggcaaatgaaaaaaaaaaccggCAAATTTTCCTTCTCATTTTCCCTATCTCGGACCGAACcattcttcatctctttctctctctatctcattTTCCCCTATATTCATACAAAATTTTCTGATTGACGACAATGGTTTCCAACCGCCTTGCTCCATCGTTCGAACCCCCAACTTGGATCGTCAGGTTCTTCCAACATTGTCCTCCGAAGAAGATGAGGATATTATTAAATCAGTAGTGGAGGGTAAGGTGCCGTCCTACTCGCTAGAGTCCAAGATCGGAGACTGTAAGAGAGCCACCGCGATTCAACGTGAGGCGCTTCAGAGGACGGCGGGAAGGTCGCTCCAGGGTTTGCCTTTGGAAGGGTTCGATTACGAATCTATTTTGGGGCAGTGCTGCGAAATGCCTGTTGGGTACGTCCAGATTCCGGTGGGGATCGCGGGTCCGTTGTTGCTCGATGGGTTGGAGTATTCGGTGCTAATGGCGACTACGGAGGGTTGTTTGATTGCGAGTACAAACAGAGGTTGCAAGGCTATCCATTTGTCTGGTGGGGCTACCAGCGTGTTGTTGAGGGACGGCATGACCAGAGCACCAGTTGTGAGGTTTAATTCCGCCAAGAGAGCTTCCGAGTTGAAGTTCTTCTTGGAGGACCCTGAAAATTTCGAGACACTTTCCATGATCTTTAACAGGTTAGTCTATGCTTCATAAATATCatatgtatatatgtaaagttttaTCTATTGTTTGTGGTTTTGGTGATTGAAATTTTAACACGGAGATCGatatcatgtttttttttctttctctaatttaatataaatttgagTAATAAAGCATGAAGCTAAATCTGAAGATCCGAAAgtattaaaagtaaataaataaagaaagaaagaatagaaaaaTCACGTAAAGGCTAAATCTTTAGTCAATATACAGTCGTGAAGTTTCTTTCAAATATCATGTAAGTCTTTTGGTCGACCAAACTACTAGATTGTGGGATTCTTTTGCCAATTTAAAGGACCGAAACCATATGAAAGTACTTGGTCAATGTATTTGGAGGACTTTGTCTTTGTTGCAAACCATGTGTTCGAAAAaatgccttgaatagtgttgaaaGCTTGTTAAAATGCCTTAAAGTGTTAAATTAGATTGTGGGATTCTTGCATTATGTGTTTGATAAATTAGCATACTTGTTATTCTTTCTTTTTCCAAGTTTACTGTAGTTATTGTTCTCTTATTGTTTCTGTATAATCTTTGTAATTTCAGAAAATTGAGAAGGAGAATCTTGCACAAGAACTTATGACTAATCTATGGCTTACAATTAACTTGTGTATtttcattgttattttttaattctgTCAGCATGTTtcatataaaagaaaaattaggaCAATCATCATTTGTTCACTGAGAAAGTATATCATGCCATTTCACAATTGGATGGTTCAAATATAGGCAATAAACTTTGGTAGTTGCTGAAtggagaaagaaaataaaatgttTTTTCTACTTGTTTTCGAAGTTGAGAGAACATTTAGTCTATTCTGTCTAGATTCCTGGAGGAACTATTTCTAGTGCTTATAGATGTTTCGGAATCAAACCTTGAACATATGACATTCTCCTTTTCTAGAATTTAAATGGACTATGTGAGTGAAAATTATTCTTTTGACTCTAATAAAAGGTCAATTTTCTTTCGTTTGTTGTATTACTATCCTTTTTGTTTGCTATTATGAGAAGTCGTTATGCTTTTGTTTTGAAACAGTTGTTATGCATGGCTTGAGGTCCTTACAGGTGAGTGTTCGTCTTTTCtatttttgttatatatatatatatcttggaACTCTGCATTTGGCGTATAAATGTAGTATCTGATTTGCTAGTTTGCTCTTATTAGTTCATTACTAGCTAGTACTTTTGCTATCTTTTAAATTAAATAGTCTGGTTTCTTTTACTAGTTGTAGAAACAATTAAAAATCACTATTTCTTTGCCTCTAAATTATATGAATTATTATGTTATCGTGGAAGGATTTCTATGCTTGATTTGAATACATGTCATACATGAAGCCTTTAATGAGCTATTACAGATGGTGCTCTTTTGTTTTTTTGGCTTATTGCTTATATTGATGACAATGGATAGCAGTGTTATAGAAGGTTATTTTTCATCCTAGTAAAAGTAGTTTTTCTGCATGTTATCTTGGAACTTTTCCTGGCACAAGTTTCCTTTTGAGACAAGCTATGAAATGATGAGCTAATTTCTTTATGTTAATATTTTTTCTGTAGTTGATTGGAGTAAATGACATACATACATTTTTTTTCGGTAGGATGTGAAGCCAATGATCTCTAATGATCATGTATATATTCTTCAACTATCTAGCCTGTGCACTTTTGCATTGAGACAGGTATTTATTAGTTTGTGGTTGGATACTCTCTTTCATATTTTAGGCATGCCGCGGCCTCTTAGTTGATTCCTTTTCAAAGGATTAGATTAATTAATCAAAATTCATTTATAATACTAATTTGCACCGGGGACAATATATGTACTtttaagtagttttttttttttacattatacAATATATGGTCAGGCGATATCAAAATCGAAAAACATATATTAAGTGTTTTGACAAGTACCTGCATAGAGGCTCGTATATAATCCTCACCCATCTCAGCTTCTGGAATATCATACATAGACCCACACTCGCCTTCGGAAATATTGCCATGTAATGGCTCATGGCCTCTCCGTACTGGCTTGCCAAAGGATGACCCTAGGAAGCAGAAGTATGAGCTTAGCGAGGGAGACATGTATACTTGTCCATGCATGCTTAGACAAGGAAGGGGATCAGGAAGGTCTTGATCCATCCACAGAGGCACGAGGGGCAGAGAGGCGCGAAGTCACCTCTTTAGGAAGCGAGGCACCCGAAGACCCCTGCCCTAAATGTGCCCCAAGGGTGAAAAGGCATCGCAAAAAGAAGGTCAGAAAAAATTCCTCTTTGTGATAGAAGGGGTAGGAGTATGGGTGTTGAAAGCAAACCCACCACCAAGCACCAGCGGCGGGACCTGAGAAGTGACGCCATCTGTATGTCCGTCGTCGGCAACATCCCCAGTGCCACGAGCCAAGGACCTTAAATGGGAATAGTTCTCGAACTCCACCTTGACCTCATCTTCCATTTGGTCaccctcagagttgtgataatcTCCATCATATTCATCATCGTTATCACCATCATCATCgtcgtcatcatcatcatcatcatcaacatcTATTACTCTTAGGATGGTAGATTTGGATGAGACGGAGCACAGGGAAATGACTTGTTCTGGAGACAAAAACTTGTACGAATAGAGATTGTCCTCCATAAAAATGCTACAAGCCTATTTGTACGAGGCCGGCACAGCCAGGATCTTCGCCACACGATCGCAGGCTGCCATACTCAAGGTAGGGCCAACAAACCGTTCAAGTCCTATTGTCAAGAAAAAGAAATAGCTATGGTTAGACAAACCTGAGGAGAGGGGTAAATAAATTTTTTCTTATATATGCACTCAAGGTAGAAAAATTTCTTACTTGATGTGTTGAAACGTGTGTGTTGATTGCATACGCTGTTGGTGAAGAAAAAGTAGCTCTTCCACGAGCCCCTATTCGAAACAGAACCCTCCACGAGGGGGTACCCTGTAAGAGCCATGACTTTCTAGAGCTCATAGAAGCCAGGGGCTATTGGGTTCACCCTAAGAGTGTACAAATGATGGACCTCACTCATAGGGGGGCCCTGAGAGTGCACTTTCTTATATAACATGTACAAACAACCAAGCACAACCTAAGAGTGGGTAGACAGTTGGAGAGGCACCACCTCAAAATAGTTGAGTACCTTAACGAAAAAGGGGTGAAGCGACAAGACCCCTCCAGACTTGATTACTAAGTTGTTGAAAGCTACAAGCCCCTCAAGTAGCTCAGATGCATGTTCATTGCTAGATGGAATGATGAAGTTGATGTTCTGTGACAGTTGATGGGCCTTCAGCATGTTGGAAAGCTTAACCCGGGTAAAAGTAGACACGATGCCCACATCCTCTGAATCGTCAAGGATCCCGTTCGGCGTGTTTGGTACCTTGACAGAGACAACATGTGGTTTGTGAGCGACTGACTTCATCAACACCCTAGAAGGCCCCCTACATGTCCTACGCCTACCTGCATATTGCTTGACCCTATGACGTACAACTGGGGACAGACGAAGAAATGTGGGAAAAACCATGGAAAGGAACTCAGTTTTAAATGGATCACAATCAACACCTGTGGCTTCATCACCATAGGATGATGGAGGTTCAAGTGGCAGGTTTTCCTTTAGGCAAGCGATTTCGGCTATACAATCTTGAAGGGTCGATTTTAGTCGGAAGGCATATGTTTCATGCCACTGGGAGAAACCTATACCCCGACAACTAGTAACAGATTCGAGTTCATTCTCAAGGCTCCATGCCTTCTGCTTGAGGAAGGATAACCTGTGTAGGTAGAGCATTCGAACACCCCCATTTACAAAGGGTTTGCAAACGTCGGCCTCAGAGTTGGAGGATGACAACTCGATAAACTCAACATCAGGTAGACCTTTAAAAGACCGTCCAGACGCCATAGAaaaaaatgtaacgacccaaaatatctaataaggcttaaacgccttgattagcgtgccgggagggcataattagtatgatttaatgtttaaatgcatgattatatgattatatgtgaataaatgattaaatacatgtttaggagtattaaatatgcatgtgggccttgattagtttataagggcatatttgtaattttaacccgttgagggtatgattttgagtTATGTGCGGTGTTTCCAGCATGAGGAGATCTTGTCCTGCGGTATTAGTCGAGAGTAACGATTGTGGTAAGGGATATTTAGTTGAGgttggtaaccattagtaaccttGGTGTTAGTGGTATTAGTGAAATAAGAAGGGAAAAGTGGTATTTCTGTTAGAGTGGTCAAATGACTTagctacccttgaggtttagtgtatGGCTCAGTTTGAGGAGGGGTAGGATGGCCTTTTAGTGTTAAAATTAGAAACCCACAGCTGAAGGAAAAGACTCTCACGTGTTAGACTCCAGATTATTCCTTGGGTCATTTGCTTCGATTTTGACAACTGGGTTTCGAAGGAATTAAAGTGTGAAATCAATTTGAAGAAGGGATTAGTAGCCATCCACACTTAGAAATTTTGAATTTGGGAAAAAGGTAAGAATTTCATTTTTTCTGGTTTTATGTTTTCACTTGTTCTTGTAAGTTCTGAGTTTAATTTTGGAAAACTTGATTGTTGGGATGAAGTTTGAGGAAGACTAGCTTGGGAATTGAGGgttgaagcttggagtggcattggaggcaGCCTATGGTCGAATTCCTCTCTAAGGTAATGATTTTTGACCCTTGATTGTCTTGAGTTTTCTAGTTTTcagttagtgttcttgagcttcaaagctcaatttTGATTTCTATGTTTGATGAGGTTATTAGCTAAGTTGTAGTGTTATTATGTTGTTTTGGGTGAGCTATAGTGATTTTTGGGCTCAATTTTGTGTTTGGTTGATGATTGGGGaagatttttggagctttggctctgGGAGGTTCGAAGAGGGAAACCTAGAAATTTGCATTTCTGGTACTAAAGTTGTAGCACTAGGTTGGGAGCACtacaactgtaacgacccgaattcactaataaggcttaagggccttgattagtgtgtcaggatggCGTGTttggatttatgtgtgattttatgagttaaatgcatggttataatttaaagcgtgttatgtgactatttgattatttgagatgcatgattatgtatattagtatgcatgtaggcccggattgtgttagaagggcataattgtaattttggccatgttgggcataactgtattaatatgtgatgattgttgagaccacagtggtatgtgggtatatccgtgattggtaactttcggcacgaggcgatcctagagctggatagcggggaaaagtcacaacggggcattataattgactctggacaagtcaaggagtatttttgatattgggtaatgaaaataaataattggagatatatttgaggttaggatgcctaggcgggaatactgggggattttaccatttttgcctcggggacattttggtaccccgaaccttgaggtaaccagcttaagttataaaaacaaaacaaataaaccatttggagacttagagaaaccgacccagcctccaccctctcctcttcttctttctttcctctttctttcatgaaatccacagaaatcttaggagaaatcaagcttgaatttctgaaaattgatggtgggatttggaggtttagctcaagagttaatcaagaacaaatcagggtaaaggtaagcaattaattctttttctcaagttatattctgagattttgttgggttgtgaatgtttatggattttgatattcaaggtggagtttgaggcttgaaactttgaagataggtcatgggatcctttggggaacgattctacaactgaggtaaggtttaaattaaagtttgatggttgaaattgagaattccatggttggttttgagttttaggtttgaaatttcagaaatttggaattgggattttggtgagtgttaggttggatttttggtggaattgtgttgtttaaaccatcctaatgttgtgattattaattggttttgaattggcagctttgggatggcttaaggtgaggttttaagcttgaaaatggtgggttttctgggttcgaagggtcgggccgcggcatggttcttggagggccgcggcccttgaaggctaagatgcgctgaggatggagggcgggccgcggcatggtccttgtagggccgcggcccttacctgtttctgggcatttttgtggccctgtttggaggccatgccgcggcatggttgggccatgctcggcattgaatctttttatatttttggtgaagttcaatgttccggggactagaacttgggttagaaactcatttgagatttatcttattggtatccattatcttggttgtgactaggtgttaagctagagctcgggaagtggatcgtgctcgggggccgtcatt from the Humulus lupulus chromosome X, drHumLupu1.1, whole genome shotgun sequence genome contains:
- the LOC133805992 gene encoding 3-hydroxy-3-methylglutaryl-coenzyme A reductase 2-like, yielding SPIFIQNFLIDDNGFQPPCSIVRTPNLDRQVLPTLSSEEDEDIIKSVVEGKVPSYSLESKIGDCKRATAIQREALQRTAGRSLQGLPLEGFDYESILGQCCEMPVGYVQIPVGIAGPLLLDGLEYSVLMATTEGCLIASTNRGCKAIHLSGGATSVLLRDGMTRAPVVRFNSAKRASELKFFLEDPENFETLSMIFNRKLRRRILHKNL